A DNA window from Camelina sativa cultivar DH55 chromosome 17, Cs, whole genome shotgun sequence contains the following coding sequences:
- the LOC109124783 gene encoding protein transport Sec1a isoform X3, producing MSFSDSETSSSHGADSYKFFRQISRDRLLHEMLGSTKTGDSKAWKILIMDRVTVKVMSQSCKMADITDQGISLVEELFKRREPMPGMDAIYFMQPSKENIVMFLSDMSGREPLYRKAFIFFSSSIPKDLVNHIKSDSSVLPRIGALREMNMEYFPIDNQGFLTDHEQALETLYAEDAENSRHFDICLNVMATRIATVFASLKELPFVRYRAAKSTASRDLVPSKLAAAIWDCISKFKAIPNFPQTETCELLIVDRSVDQIAPIIHEWTYDAMCHDLLDMDGNKHVIEVPSKTGGPPEKKEIVLEDHDPVWVELRHTHIADASERLHEKMTNFASKNKAAQMRSKDGSELSTRDLQKIVQALPQYGEQVDKLSTHVELAGKINRIIRDTGLRDLGQLEQDLVFGDAAAKDVINFLRTNQDTNPENKLRLLMIYATVYPEKFEGDKGVKLMQLARLSPVDMKVISNMQLIAGSPENKAKSGSFSLKFDAGKTKQANRKDRSGEEETWQLFRFYPMIEELLEKLVKGDLSKSEYLCMNQSSHREESEPKTGSVRKSSAPTAVPERKATPHSMRSRRTATWARNQTSDDGYSSDSVLKSASTDFKKLGQRIFVFIIGGATRSELRVCHKLTSSLRREVVLGSTSFDDPPQYITKLKLLSEKDIAGAPAQPFKPQYW from the exons ATGTCCTTCTCCGATTCAGAGACATCATCCTCTCATGGCGCAGATTCTTACAAGTTCTTTCGTCAGATCAGCCGCGATC GATTGCTACACGAGATGCTTGGATCTACCAAAACTGGGGACTCTAAAGCTTggaag ATACTAATAATGGATAGAGTTACGGTCAAAGTAATGTCTCAGTCTTGCAAGATGGCAGATATCACTGATCAAGGCATTTCCT TGGTTGAAGAACTTTTTAAGAGAAGGGAACCAATGCCTGGCATGGACGCTATCTACTTTATGCAACCTTCCAAAGAGAA cattgttatgtttctttccGACATGTCTGGCAGGGAACCCTTGTACAGGAA gGCATTTATATTTTTCAGCTCCTCTATCCCCAAGGATTTGGTCAATCACATCAAAAGTGATTCAAGCGTGTTACCTCGCATTGGTGCATTAAGAGAG ATGAACATGGAGTATTTCCCCATAGATAATCAG GGATTTCTAACTGATCATGAGCAAGCATTGGAAACGCTCTATGCTGAAGATGCTGAGAATTCACGCCACTTTGATATCTGTTTGAATGTGATGGCTACTAGAATTGCTACCGTATTTGCTTCATTAAAG GAACTACCCTTTGTTCGGTATCGAGCTGCTAAGTCCACGGCTTCGCGGGACTTGGTTCCTTCAAAGCTTGCTGCTGCTATTTGGGACTGTATCTCAAAATTTAAAGCCATTCCCAACTTTCCCCAGACCGAAACATGTGAGCTGCTCATTGTCGATAGATCAGTGGATCAG ATCGCTCCAATCATACACGAATGGACCTATGATGCTATGTGCCATGATTTGCTTGACATGGATGGGAATAAACATGTCATTGAG GTTCCCAGTAAAACTGGTGGGCCTCCAGAGAAAAAGGAGATAGTGCTTGAAGATCATGATCCAGTGTGGGTCGAGCTTCGGCACACACATATAGCAGAT GCTAGCGAGCGTTTGCATGAGAAAATGACCAACTTTGCTTCAAAGAACAAAGCCGCACAAATGAGATCAAA GGACGGTAGCGAGTTGTCTACACGAGATCTGCAGAAAATAGTTCAGGCTTTGCCGCAATATGGAGAACAAGTTGACAAACTCTCCACTCATGTAGAG CTAGCTGGAAAGATTAATAGAATAATCAGAGACACAGGACTTCGGGATCTAGGGCAGCTGGAACAAGATCTTGTTTTCGGAGACGCAGCTGCCAAGGACGTTATCAACTTTCTGAGGACAAATCAG GACACAAACCCGGAAAACAAATTACGGCTATTGATGATTTATGCAACAGTGTACCCCGAGAAGTTTGAAGGTGACAAGGGTGTAAAGCTAATGCAG CTTGCTAGATTGTCACCTGTAGATATGAAGGTTATAAGCAACATGCAATTGATAGCTGGATCTCCGGAAAACAAGGCTAAATCCGGTAGTTTCTCCCTCAAGTTTGACGCTGGAAAG acaaaacaagcaaacaggAAAGATCGATCcggtgaagaagaaacatggcaACTGTTCCGGTTTTATCCCATGATCGAG GAGCTGCTTGAGAAACTCGTGAAAGGCGATCTATCTAAAAGCGAATATCTATGTATGAACCAATCAAGTCATAGGGAGGAGAGTGAACCAAAAACAGGATCAGTAAGGAAGAGTTCTGCTCCTACAGCGGTTCCAGAGCGAAAAGCCACCCCTCATTCTATGAGATCAAGAAGAACTGCAACATGGGCGCGTAATCAGACTTCTGACGATGGATACTCCAG TGATTCAGTGTTGAAAAGTGCTTCTACGGACTTCAAGAAGCTGGGGCAACGCATCTTTGTATTCATTATTGGTGGGGCAACTCGATCCGAG CTCCGAGTTTGCCACAAGTTGACAAGCAGTTTGAGGAGAGAAGTGGTACTAGGCTCTACTAGTTTCGACGATCCCCCACAGTACATCACg AAGCTGAAATTGCTGTCGGAAAAAGACATAGCAGGGGCTCCTGCTCAGCCCTTCAAACCACAATACTGGTGA
- the LOC104754355 gene encoding uncharacterized protein LOC104754355 gives MGSIVKAYYYCQHKSSSSFQLHHHYYSRGRTTTTSNLQNPVSLFAFTSPSISSSSSSDPPSPSPSPSSSSASPRPIKHQFVGGGHFIIPSIAVAASACFFLRLHLNPPIITSSPLDDFQLQLEEPGSIRELPLLHRNHHYLLKALHFYKVKPGTVLKLLDVYDSDSYDSLKARIRLSAEWLETARRELDEVAERDPARVMEYSQVVDELMEILRDMDLYIDKCQKDNVKGYLRSCNRLLARVRRMEAQILNLLKEFHEEDDQGPGGQT, from the coding sequence atggggAGTATTGTAAAGGCGTATTATTATTGTCAGCACAAGAGCAGCAGCAGTTTTCAGCTTCACCACCATTATTACAGCAGAGGAAGAACTACTACTACTTCCAACCTTCAGAACCCTGTTTCCCTCTTCGCCTTCACTTCTCCTtccatttcatcttcttcttcttctgatcccccttctccttctccttctccttcgtcttcATCTGCATCTCCTCGTCCTATTAAACACCAATTCGTTGGAGGCGGCCACTTCATCATTCCCTCGATCGCTGTGGCTGCTTCCGCCTGCTTCTTCCTCCGTCTGCACCTTAACCCTCCTATCATCACCTCCTCTCCCCTTGATGATTTCCAGCTCCAACTGGAGGAACCAGGTTCTATCAGAGAGCTCCCTCTCCTCCACCGCAATCATCATTATCTCCTCAAAGCTCTTCACTTTTACAAAGTCAAGCCAGGTACCGTCCTCAAACTCCTTGACGTTTACGACTCCGATAGCTACGACTCCTTGAAAGCCCGCATTCGTTTGTCCGCCGAGTGGTTGGAGACTGCCAGGAGAGAGCTCGATGAGGTTGCTGAGAGGGACCCTGCTCGGGTCATGGAGTACTCCCAGGTGGTTGATGAGCTGATGGAGATTCTCAGGGACATGGACCTTTACATCGACAAATGCCAAAAGGACAACGTCAAGGGTTaccttcgttcctgcaaccgcTTGCTTGCCcgtgttaggaggatggaggcTCAGATTCTCAATCTCCTCAAAGAGTTTCATGAGGAGGATGACCAAGGACCTGGAGGACAGACTTAA
- the LOC109124783 gene encoding protein transport Sec1a isoform X2: MPGMDAIYFMQPSKENIVMFLSDMSGREPLYRKAFIFFSSSIPKDLVNHIKSDSSVLPRIGALREMNMEYFPIDNQGFLTDHEQALETLYAEDAENSRHFDICLNVMATRIATVFASLKELPFVRYRAAKSTASRDLVPSKLAAAIWDCISKFKAIPNFPQTETCELLIVDRSVDQIAPIIHEWTYDAMCHDLLDMDGNKHVIEVPSKTGGPPEKKEIVLEDHDPVWVELRHTHIADASERLHEKMTNFTSKNKAAQMRSKDGSELSTRDLQKIVQALPQYGEQVDKLSTHVELAGKINRIIRDTGLRDLGQLEQDLVFGDAAAKDVINFLRTNQDTNPENKLRLLMIYATVYPEKFEGDKGVKLMQLARLSPVDMKVISNMQLIAGSPENKAKSGSFSLKFDAGKTKQANRKDRSGEEETWQLFRFYPMIEELLEKLVKGDLSKSEYLCMNQSSHREESEPKTGSVRKSSAPTAVPERKATPHSMRSRRTATWARNQTSDDGYSSDSVLKSASTDFKKLGQRIFVFIIGGATRSELRVCHKLTSSLRREVVLGSTSFDDPPQYITKLKLLSEKDIAGAPAQPFKPQYW; this comes from the exons ATGCCTGGCATGGACGCTATCTACTTTATGCAACCTTCCAAAGAGAA cattgttatgtttctttccGACATGTCTGGCAGGGAACCCTTGTACAGGAA gGCATTTATATTTTTCAGCTCCTCTATCCCCAAGGATTTGGTCAATCACATCAAAAGTGATTCAAGCGTGTTACCTCGCATTGGTGCATTAAGAGAG ATGAACATGGAGTATTTCCCCATAGATAATCAG GGATTTCTAACTGATCATGAGCAAGCATTGGAAACGCTCTATGCTGAAGATGCTGAGAATTCACGCCACTTTGATATCTGTTTGAATGTGATGGCTACTAGAATTGCTACCGTATTTGCTTCATTAAAG GAACTACCCTTTGTTCGGTATCGAGCTGCTAAGTCCACGGCTTCGCGGGACTTGGTTCCTTCAAAGCTTGCTGCTGCTATTTGGGACTGTATCTCAAAATTTAAAGCCATTCCCAACTTTCCCCAGACCGAAACATGTGAGCTGCTCATTGTCGATAGATCAGTGGATCAG ATCGCTCCAATCATACACGAATGGACCTATGATGCTATGTGCCATGATTTGCTTGACATGGATGGGAATAAACATGTCATTGAG GTTCCCAGTAAAACTGGTGGGCCTCCAGAGAAAAAGGAGATAGTGCTTGAAGATCATGATCCAGTGTGGGTCGAGCTTCGGCACACACATATAGCAGAT GCTAGCGAGCGTTTGCATGAGAAAATGACCAACTTTACTTCAAAGAACAAAGCCGCACAAATGAGATCAAA GGACGGTAGCGAGTTGTCTACACGAGATCTGCAGAAAATAGTTCAGGCTTTGCCGCAATATGGAGAACAAGTTGACAAACTCTCCACTCATGTAGAG CTAGCTGGAAAGATTAATAGAATAATCAGAGACACAGGACTTCGGGATCTAGGGCAGCTGGAACAAGATCTTGTTTTCGGAGACGCAGCTGCCAAGGACGTTATCAACTTTCTGAGGACAAATCAG GACACAAACCCGGAAAACAAATTACGGCTATTGATGATTTATGCAACAGTGTACCCCGAGAAGTTTGAAGGTGACAAGGGTGTAAAGCTAATGCAG CTTGCTAGATTGTCACCTGTAGATATGAAGGTTATAAGCAACATGCAATTGATAGCTGGATCTCCGGAAAACAAGGCTAAATCCGGTAGTTTCTCCCTCAAGTTTGACGCTGGAAAG acaaaacaagcaaacaggAAAGATCGATCcggtgaagaagaaacatggcaACTGTTCCGGTTTTATCCCATGATCGAG GAGCTGCTTGAGAAACTCGTGAAAGGCGATCTATCTAAAAGCGAATATCTATGTATGAACCAATCAAGTCATAGGGAGGAGAGTGAACCAAAAACAGGATCAGTAAGGAAGAGTTCTGCTCCTACAGCGGTTCCAGAGCGAAAAGCCACCCCTCATTCTATGAGATCAAGAAGAACTGCAACATGGGCGCGTAATCAGACTTCTGACGATGGATACTCCAG TGATTCAGTGTTGAAAAGTGCTTCTACGGACTTCAAGAAGCTGGGGCAACGCATCTTTGTATTCATTATTGGTGGGGCAACTCGATCCGAG CTCCGAGTTTGCCACAAGTTGACAAGCAGTTTGAGGAGAGAAGTGGTACTAGGCTCTACTAGTTTCGACGATCCCCCACAGTACATCACg AAGCTGAAATTGCTGTCGGAAAAAGACATAGCAGGGGCTCCTGCTCAGCCCTTCAAACCACAATACTGGTGA
- the LOC104754353 gene encoding reticuline oxidase-like protein produces MKLSCFVFLILLFFFVSTSIATAPPNPIYESFLQCFSNHTGAPPENLCDVVLPQSSASYTPTLRAYIRNARFNTSTSPKPLIVIAARSESHVQATVLCTKSLNFQLKTRSGGHDYDGVSYISDRPFFVLDMSFLRNITVDMLDDGGSAWVGAGATLGEVYYNIWQKSKTHGFPAGVCPTVGAGGHISGGGYGNMIRKYGLSVDYVTDAKIVDVNGCILDRKSMGEDLFWAIGGGGGSSFGVILSFKIKLVPVPPRVTVFRVEKTLEENALDMVHKWQFVAPKTSPDLFMRLMMQPVTRNTTQTVRASVVAMFLGQQSDLMSLLSKELPELGLKPENCTEMTWIQSVMWWANNDNATMIEPEILLDRNPDSASFLKRKSDYVETEISKEGLDFLFKKMMEAGKLGLVFNPYGGKMSEVATTATPFPHRKRLFKVQHSMNWKDPGTEAESSFMEKTRSFYSYMAPFVTKNPRHTYLNYRDLDIGINSHGPNSYREAELYGRKYFGESFDRLVKVKTAVDPDNFFRDEQSIPTLPTKPSTS; encoded by the coding sequence ATGAAGCTctcttgttttgtctttctcatattattattctttttcgtTTCTACTTCTATTGCCACGGCTCCGCCCAACCCTATCTACGAAAGCTTTCTCCAATGTTTCAGCAACCACACAGGCGCTCCTCCCGAGAACCTATGCGACGTTGTTCTGCCACAAAGCAGTGCCAGCTACACCCCAACCCTACGCGCCTACATCCGAAACGCGCGTTTCAACACTTCCACGTCTCCCAAACCTTTGATCGTTATCGCGGCGCGTTCTGAGTCTCACGTCCAGGCCACCGTCCTCTGCACCAAATCTCTCAACTTCCAGCTCAAGACTCGCAGCGGCGGCCATGACTACGACGGCGTTTCCTACATCTCTGACCGCCCTTTCTTCGTCCTCGACATGTCCTTCCTCCGCAACATCACCGTCGACATGTTAGACGACGGCGGCTCCGCTTGGGTTGGAGCCGGCGCTACTCTCGGCGAGGTTTATTACAACATCTGGCAGAAGAGCAAAACTCACGGGTTTCCCGCCGGAGTTTGTCCCACGGTAGGCGCCGGAGGTCACATTAGCGGCGGAGGCTACGGAAACATGATCAGAAAATACGGACTTTCCGTCGATTACGTCACCGACGCCAAGATCGTAGACGTGAACGGATGTATCCTCGATCGGAAGTCGATGGGAGAGGATTTGTTTTGGGCGATCGGAGGAGGAGGCGGCTCGAGCTTCGGCGTGATCTTGTCTTTCAAGATCAAACTCGTGCCTGTTCCTCCGAGGGTGACTGTTTTCAGAGTGGAGAAAACCCTCGAAGAGAACGCACTTGACATGGTCCACAAATGGCAGTTCGTTGCTCCCAAGACAAGCCCGGATCTGTTCATGAGGCTAATGATGCAGCCCGTGACCAGGAACACTACTCAGACGGTCCGAGCGTCGGTGGTGGCTATGTTCTTGGGGCAACAGAGCGATCTCATGTCTCTGCTGAGCAAAGAGTTACCCGAGCTTGGTCTGAAGCCGGAGAACTGCACGGAGATGACGTGGATACAGTCGGTGATGTGGTGGGCCAACAACGACAACGCCACTATGATCGAACCGGAGATCCTGCTGGATCGGAACCCGGATTCGGCGTCTTTCTTGAAAAGGAAATCGGATTACGTGGAGACAGAGATCAGCAAAGAAGGTTTAGATTTCCTGTTTAAGAAGATGATGGAGGCTGGGAAGCTAGGGCTAGTGTTCAATCCGTACGGAGGGAAAATGAGCGAGGTGGCTACGACGGCGACTCCATTCCCGCACAGGAAGAGGCTTTTCAAGGTCCAGCATTCGATGAACTGGAAAGACCCTGGCACAGAAGCGGAGAGCAGTTTCATGGAAAAGACGAGAAGCTTCTACAGCTACATGGCTCCTTTCGTCACCAAGAATCCAAGACACACGTATCTCAACTACAGGGATCTTGACATCGGGATCAACAGCCATGGCCCAAACAGTTACAGAGAAGCTGAGCTTTACGGGAGAAAGTATTTCGGTGAGAGTTTTGATCGGTTGGTCAAAGTGAAAACAGCCGTGGATCCTGATAACTTCTTCAGGGATGAGCAGAGTATACCTACCTTGCCCACCAAGCCTTCCACAAGTTAG
- the LOC109124783 gene encoding protein transport Sec1a isoform X1: MSFSDSETSSSHGADSYKFFRQISRDRLLHEMLGSTKTGDSKAWKILIMDRVTVKVMSQSCKMADITDQGISLVEELFKRREPMPGMDAIYFMQPSKENIVMFLSDMSGREPLYRKAFIFFSSSIPKDLVNHIKSDSSVLPRIGALREMNMEYFPIDNQGFLTDHEQALETLYAEDAENSRHFDICLNVMATRIATVFASLKELPFVRYRAAKSTASRDLVPSKLAAAIWDCISKFKAIPNFPQTETCELLIVDRSVDQIAPIIHEWTYDAMCHDLLDMDGNKHVIEVPSKTGGPPEKKEIVLEDHDPVWVELRHTHIADASERLHEKMTNFTSKNKAAQMRSKDGSELSTRDLQKIVQALPQYGEQVDKLSTHVELAGKINRIIRDTGLRDLGQLEQDLVFGDAAAKDVINFLRTNQDTNPENKLRLLMIYATVYPEKFEGDKGVKLMQLARLSPVDMKVISNMQLIAGSPENKAKSGSFSLKFDAGKTKQANRKDRSGEEETWQLFRFYPMIEELLEKLVKGDLSKSEYLCMNQSSHREESEPKTGSVRKSSAPTAVPERKATPHSMRSRRTATWARNQTSDDGYSSDSVLKSASTDFKKLGQRIFVFIIGGATRSELRVCHKLTSSLRREVVLGSTSFDDPPQYITKLKLLSEKDIAGAPAQPFKPQYW, encoded by the exons ATGTCCTTCTCCGATTCAGAGACATCATCCTCTCATGGCGCAGATTCTTACAAGTTCTTTCGTCAGATCAGCCGCGATC GATTGCTACACGAGATGCTTGGATCTACCAAAACTGGGGACTCTAAAGCTTggaag ATACTAATAATGGATAGAGTTACGGTCAAAGTAATGTCTCAGTCTTGCAAGATGGCAGATATCACTGATCAAGGCATTTCCT TGGTTGAAGAACTTTTTAAGAGAAGGGAACCAATGCCTGGCATGGACGCTATCTACTTTATGCAACCTTCCAAAGAGAA cattgttatgtttctttccGACATGTCTGGCAGGGAACCCTTGTACAGGAA gGCATTTATATTTTTCAGCTCCTCTATCCCCAAGGATTTGGTCAATCACATCAAAAGTGATTCAAGCGTGTTACCTCGCATTGGTGCATTAAGAGAG ATGAACATGGAGTATTTCCCCATAGATAATCAG GGATTTCTAACTGATCATGAGCAAGCATTGGAAACGCTCTATGCTGAAGATGCTGAGAATTCACGCCACTTTGATATCTGTTTGAATGTGATGGCTACTAGAATTGCTACCGTATTTGCTTCATTAAAG GAACTACCCTTTGTTCGGTATCGAGCTGCTAAGTCCACGGCTTCGCGGGACTTGGTTCCTTCAAAGCTTGCTGCTGCTATTTGGGACTGTATCTCAAAATTTAAAGCCATTCCCAACTTTCCCCAGACCGAAACATGTGAGCTGCTCATTGTCGATAGATCAGTGGATCAG ATCGCTCCAATCATACACGAATGGACCTATGATGCTATGTGCCATGATTTGCTTGACATGGATGGGAATAAACATGTCATTGAG GTTCCCAGTAAAACTGGTGGGCCTCCAGAGAAAAAGGAGATAGTGCTTGAAGATCATGATCCAGTGTGGGTCGAGCTTCGGCACACACATATAGCAGAT GCTAGCGAGCGTTTGCATGAGAAAATGACCAACTTTACTTCAAAGAACAAAGCCGCACAAATGAGATCAAA GGACGGTAGCGAGTTGTCTACACGAGATCTGCAGAAAATAGTTCAGGCTTTGCCGCAATATGGAGAACAAGTTGACAAACTCTCCACTCATGTAGAG CTAGCTGGAAAGATTAATAGAATAATCAGAGACACAGGACTTCGGGATCTAGGGCAGCTGGAACAAGATCTTGTTTTCGGAGACGCAGCTGCCAAGGACGTTATCAACTTTCTGAGGACAAATCAG GACACAAACCCGGAAAACAAATTACGGCTATTGATGATTTATGCAACAGTGTACCCCGAGAAGTTTGAAGGTGACAAGGGTGTAAAGCTAATGCAG CTTGCTAGATTGTCACCTGTAGATATGAAGGTTATAAGCAACATGCAATTGATAGCTGGATCTCCGGAAAACAAGGCTAAATCCGGTAGTTTCTCCCTCAAGTTTGACGCTGGAAAG acaaaacaagcaaacaggAAAGATCGATCcggtgaagaagaaacatggcaACTGTTCCGGTTTTATCCCATGATCGAG GAGCTGCTTGAGAAACTCGTGAAAGGCGATCTATCTAAAAGCGAATATCTATGTATGAACCAATCAAGTCATAGGGAGGAGAGTGAACCAAAAACAGGATCAGTAAGGAAGAGTTCTGCTCCTACAGCGGTTCCAGAGCGAAAAGCCACCCCTCATTCTATGAGATCAAGAAGAACTGCAACATGGGCGCGTAATCAGACTTCTGACGATGGATACTCCAG TGATTCAGTGTTGAAAAGTGCTTCTACGGACTTCAAGAAGCTGGGGCAACGCATCTTTGTATTCATTATTGGTGGGGCAACTCGATCCGAG CTCCGAGTTTGCCACAAGTTGACAAGCAGTTTGAGGAGAGAAGTGGTACTAGGCTCTACTAGTTTCGACGATCCCCCACAGTACATCACg AAGCTGAAATTGCTGTCGGAAAAAGACATAGCAGGGGCTCCTGCTCAGCCCTTCAAACCACAATACTGGTGA
- the LOC104759046 gene encoding signal peptide peptidase-like 4 — translation MFGKVLQTCLVALLSCFRCFRRFGESYVKVPFLGAVSYLTLAVCPFCITFAVIWAVKRQYSFAWIGQDILGISLIITVLQIVRVPNLKVGFVLLSCAFMYDIFWVFVSKWWFRESVMIVPVVAEAERMESQCY, via the exons ATGTTTGGCAAG GTGCTGCAAACCTGTTTGGTCGCTTTACTTTCATG TTTCAGATGTTTCCGCCGCTTTGGAGAATCATATGTCAAAGTTCCTTTTCTGGGTGCTGTCTCATACTTGACGCTGGCTGTTTGTCCCTTTTGCATAACATTTGCTGTAATTTGGGCAGTTAAACGACAATACTCTTTTGCTTGGATAGGGCAAGATATACTT GGAATCTCACTGATAATCACGGTTCTTCAAATTGTCCGCGTACCAAACCTTAAG GTTGGGTTTGTTCTTCTCAGCTGTGCCTTCATGTATGACATCTTCtgggtttttgtttcaaaatggTGGTTCCGTGAAAGCGTGATGATTGTG CCCGTGGTGGCAGAAGCGGAGAGGATGGAATCCCAATGCTACTAA